Genomic DNA from Mesoaciditoga lauensis cd-1655R = DSM 25116:
ACCGAAGAAAAAGCCTAGAGGTAAAAAACTGACATCAGAAGATAAAAGAAAAAACAAACTCATTTCAAGCATTCGTGTGAGAATAGAACACGCCATAGGAGGGGCAAAGGTATTCCACATAGTCAGGGATGTATACCGAAATCACAAGAAGGGATTCGAAGATATGGTCATGGAAATTGCGTGCGGATTACATAATCTCAGATTAGACTATTCTTTCTCTTCTTGAGATAAAGAGAAAAAGGGAAAGATGTTATCAATTTATGCTCCATTGTTATTGAGAATAAAGTCTATTGTAAGGGAAGAACATTGGTGGTTAGGCTGTTTCAATATTTGCTTTAATAATGTAGCTCATTTATGCTACAATATGTTTAGAGGAGGTGATCGAATTGAAGATTCTTTCGCTAAGAGAATTCAGAAATAACATTTCAAAACATCTTGACGAAGAAGCCATAATTTTAAAGCGAGGTATCCCTGCTGGAATATACAAACCGATTGAAGATCCAACCAACGCGCTCCTTGCGATCCTTGAAGACATGAAAGAAGATTTTAAGAAAATGGGAATAAACGAAGAGCAAGCCAAGAAACTGCTGAAAGGCGTTAGAGAAAAGGTATATGGAAAAGAAAATCTTAGTTCTTGACGCTTCCGTTTTTATATCTGCAATTGGTTGGAATGGAAAAACAGTTAATAATGCTCTTAAAATGGCATTGAATAATTATAAAGTGTTAGTGCCTTCTCAATTTTTAGATGAAGTAAACGAGTTCATTCAAAAAGTCTATTACTGTTCACTTCTCACGACTCACTATCCACTTCTCACTTTTTAATGATATAATCCGATTGGAATTCATCTATAAGGAAAAGGGCTGAAAGATGCGAACACTTTACAAAGTGCCAAAAGGTGCTTTTGACGTGGTAAATGGCGAAATAAAAGAATTCGTCGTGGAAAACGGCGTTTTTTCCTTCGATTTTTATAAAAAAGTGGATAGAGTTGAAACGCTTGAAGGGTATGTGTATCCTGGCTTTATAGATGCGCACGCCCATCTTGTTGGAACTGGTAAAAAAGCCTTAGTTCCCTCTTTAGATGATGTGGAAAGCATGGAAGAACTTTTGCAAATAGCATCTCAAAATGATTATCAAGTGTTGCGTGGATGGGACGACGAAAAGCTTGGAAGATATCCAACAAAAGAAGAGCTCAACACCATAAAACACCCGTTGTTGGTCGTAAGAAGATGTGGCCACGTGGGAGTTGCAAACGATGCTTTCATGAAAATGACAGGCGTAAAAGCAAAAGATGGCATTTTGAAAGAAAACGATCTGGCAAAAGCATTGAATTCCTTAAGTGAAAGCGAAGAAGAGCTCATTCAAGAAGTCAAAGCCGGTGAAAAAGAATTTTTCAAATATGGTGTCACATCCGTTCATTCGGACGATATGTATTCTCTACCATTTGAAATGATTCAAAAAGCTTTACGCCATGCGAAAATAGACGTTTACGAACATTATCACGTGCATTCGCTAAAAGAACTGAACGAGTTCATTCAGAATGGAAAGCCACTGCCTTCCATAAAAATACTTTTAGACGGTTCACTTGGCGCTCACACAGCTTATTTAAGAAAACCATACGCAGATATTCCTACCCGAGGAGTGTTGAACATCCCAGAAGAAGAGTTCGTGGAAATCGTCAAAACAGCAGATAAAAACGGAATTCAAGCGTGTGTGCACGTTATAGGCGATGGCGCATTGGATATCGCCTGGGAAGCGTTTAAAAATTCAAATCCTTCATTGAGACACAGGCTCATTCACGTGCAAATTATCCATGACGATCAGATTGAAAAAATAAAAGAAGAAAAGCTGTTTTTGGATGTACAGCCACAATTTTTCGTATCGGATGAAAAAATGGCCCTTGAAAGACTTGGCGAAAGGGTAAAATATTCATATAGATTCAAAGAAATGATGCAAATGGGAATTCCCACCGCTTTTTCTTCAGACTCTCCGGTAGAAATACCCAATCCGATTGAAGGCATAAAAGCTGCCAAAAAACTTGGAATAAACACAAAAGATGCCCTTGACGCTTACACAACGCAAGGAGCTTACCAGGAATTTGGAGAAAATAAAAAGGGCATTTTTAAAGAAGGTGCAAAATCCGATTTTGTTTTGCTTTCTGAGCCCATAGAAAACGAAAAAGCTGAAGTTATCGCAACGTATAAAAATGGGGAGAGGGTTTATGAGAAGTGAAAAATTTTTCGTGAAGGTGCGAGTGAATTAATGAAAAAGTTTGGAAGCATCCGTTGTTTATATTAGCGTTATCTGCATAAAAACGACCTATTAAAGGGGAGGAGAATTAAACATGAAGTGGATTGAGAGCCTTTCGAAACAAATTGAAAGTTTAGCAAATGCAAAAAAATTTCTCATTTCAGATAATTCTAAAAGCATTGAATTTATCATTTCTTTAACAGAAAACATTGAAGGATTTCATTATTTTACAGGCATAGGTAAAAATGGTTTTGTGGCGGCAAAGGTGGCTTCCACGTTTAATTCTCTTGGCATTAGAAGCATGTTTGTAGATCCCGTAAATACTTTACACGGAGATATGGACATTTTTTCTTCTAAAGATATATTGTATATTTTATCAAAAAGTGGGGAAACAGAGGAACTAATAAGATTTGTAAAAGCCTTAATAAGAAATGATTTTAATAACATAATTACTGTAACATCAACAAAGCAATCCTCACTTCAATCTCTTTCAAGATACACCCTTTACATTCCTGTTGAAACTGAAGGCGATCATTTAGAAATGGCACCAGTGGCGTCGTCAGTAGTTTATATGGCAGTTTTACAATCCTTGGGAGTTGAACTTAGCTCAAAACGTGGCTTTACAAGAAAAGATTTTGTCAGATGTCATCCTGGTGGAACACTTGGGAAATGGAGGGAATCAAGTGAAGAAGATTAAACATGTAATTGTTCAAGCAGGTGGAAAAGGTACACGTATGGGCTTTCTTACTCAAAATAAACCAAAGTGTTTAATATCTATTAACGGCAAGCCACTTTTATACCACCTTTCGAAAGCATTTCCAGAAGCACATTTTTATATAGTTACAGATTATAAAAAGGATGTTTTATATAGATATCTAAAGATCAATCCTCCAGAATTTCCATATGTTCTCGTAGAGACAAATGGTAGAGGTACTTGTGCAGGCCTTGAAAAAGCGCGAATGAAAATTCCTATTCACGAGCCATTTGCCATTGTTTGGTCTGATTTACTTTTTACCTCAGAAATAATGCTCCCAGATATAGAACAAAACTACGTAGGCTTGACAAACGAATTTAAATGCAGATGGAGTTTTCGTGATGAGTCTTTAATTGAATCTCCAAGTGATAAAGCTGGTGTTATGGGACTTTTCTTTATTGGAAAACCAGATATTCTTCCTCGAATACCAGAAAATGGTGAATTCGTTCGTTTTTTAAGTGAAAATAGTGCATTAGTGGAATTGGTTCCCCAATGGATAGAGGGAGTAAAGGAAATTGGAACATTAGAAGCTTTCGAAAAATTAAAATCTGTGGAAGTAAATAATCGATTTTTCAATTCAGTGTCCTTTGAAAAAAACAGAGTCATTAAAATGTCAAGAAATCATGAGTTTAAAAAGTTAATAGAAGATGAAATCAATTGGTACAAATTTGTTTCAAAACATAATTACAAGTATATACCGAAAATTTTTGAAATTGGTAATAATCGAATAGAGATGGAAAAAATTGACGGCTTACATCCATATGATGTGGATAAAAACACTGAGAAGGATAAAATTTTAGAAAAAATATTTGCTTCCTTAGATGAGCTTCATTCTATTGAAAAATATAAGTATGATAGAGAAATTGTGAAAGATGTCTATGTAAAAAAAACTTATCGTCGTTTATCAAAAATTTCTCTTCTCATTCCAAACAAAGAAAATGAATTCTATGTAGTCAATGGGAAAAAAGTGAGAAATCTCCTGAATGAAAGATATTTTGATGATATATCTAAGGCTTTTAAAGAGATAAAATGTTCGGAAGTGTTTACCGTTATCCATGGAGATCCAACTTTTTCTAACATGAAGATAAATGAAAATGGTGACGCTATTTTTTTTGATCCAAGAGGATATTTTGGTTCTCTGAAAATTTTTGGTGATCCTATGTATGATTTTGCAAAACTATATTATTCTGTGATTGGTAATTATGATCAGTTTAATAAAAAAAATTTCAGAATTAGTGTAAGAGGAAATGAAGTAGATGTTAAAATTAACTCTAATGGTTGGGAAGAACTTGAATACTTGTTCAAAGAAAAATTTGGAGACAGGATGAAAGATTTAAAGATATTACATGCGCTCATCTGGTTATCTTTAACTGGATATGTACTAGATGATGTGGATTCAATACTAGGCTCTTATTTCCATGGGCTAGAACTTTTTGAGGAGAGCATAAAATGAACTCTGATGAAAAAAAATTAGTGCTTTCAAGTTTGCCAAAAACTTGGATAATAGATATTGATGGCGTTTTATTTAAACATAATGGATATAAGGACATTAATGATATGAATAGCAACATTGAAAAACCTTTACCTGGTGTAATAGAATTTTTTAATAAAATTCCCAAAAATGATTTTATCATAATAGTTTCTTCAAGAGAGGAAAAATATCGTTTTATCACGGAAAAATCTCTAAAAGAAAATGGATTAAGATATAATATTTTGATAATGGATATGCCAGTTGGAGAAAGAATACTAATAAATGACGAAAAGCCTTCTGGATTAAGAACAGCATACTGTGTTAATCTAAAAAGAAATGAAGGTTTAAAAATAAACTTTGTGATAAATTCTAATAAGTGAGGTTATCCTGTGATGAAAAAATTCTTAAGGAAAATCATATTATTTTTTAGACTAGTTAACTATCTTTATTTATACAGAAAAATAGAAAAATCACTAAAAATAGATAAAAATGAATACGCTTTTCTTTGCAACGTTCATCCTGGAGATACGTACTTATTCTGTGCTCTTATGGAGGAATTTGTTAAAGAGTATAAAAGTAAAGTAACAATTGTTGTTAATGAAAATCAAGCTGCGATTCCAACCTTTTTCCCGTCTATTTCGCGAGTTGTTACGTTGAAAAAACTTCCTGATTTCCGTTTTAATTCTATTTTTTGTAAATATGAGCATATAAGGATAGGAAGATTGAATATAGGATACCGACCTAATAATGATGATTTAATGAGCAAATTGGTAAATTACTTTAATATAGATGTAGATGATGTAGATTTTGTAGAGCCATATATTTTTTATTTAGGATTGAAGTCCAGAAAAATTTCAATACCAACTATTAAAAGTGAGTGGAGGAAAGCAGCGATATCAAGATTTGAAAGATTTAATCTTCCTGAACATAGAACTGTCATATTAGCCCCCTATGCTAAAAGTGTAAAACCCATAGATTTTAATTGGTGGATAAAAATAAGGGACATACTTTTGAAATCAGGGTTTCAACCTGTTACAAACGTTGGCCTTAATGAAAAACCAATCGAGGGTACACAGGGTATTACCATTCCTTTTGAGGAGATAATACCATTTTCAGAATTAGCCGGATGGGTTATAGGCATAAGGAGTGGTTTAATGGATATTTTATCGTCGTCGAAGTGCAAGTTAACTGTTCTTTATCCAGAACAATTTGTTGAATTTAATAATGATAAAGTGAGCGTAAAGGTTATAAATAATTTTGGATTAAAGAAGATAAATAATAGAATAGAAGAGTATGAAATAAATCATGATGTTCAACCTTCTGACGACATTATTGAATATATGCTATTTTCAAAGAATTGAACGACAATAGGATAGATTATTGTATTGACACTATTTATTAGTCTTTTGAATAAGTGTGTTGTAATCAGTACGAGCATTTCTATAACTCAAAGTTGCAAGAGATGGGATAGAATTCTTCTCCAACATACAAGTTTTTCTGGATGAATCGTTAGAATGGAGACAAGATCTTAATAACCAAAAGAGGCACCACGCAGGATGCGAAAAACATAAAATTTGATTCGTAAATTCAGATATGGAGGGGTTAAAATGAAAAGAGCTTTTATAACCGGAATAACTGGTCAAGATGGTGGATATCTGGCAGAATTGTTATTGGAAAAAGGCTATGAAATTTACGCCCTATACAGAAGAAATAGCAACCAACGCTTCGATAGAATAAAGCATCTTTTAGACAAAATTCATTTAATAGCGGGAGACATGACAGATCAGTCTTCCTTGATAGATGCTATTGAAGTGTCAAAACCCGATGAAGTTTACAATCTGGCTGCACAGAGTTTTGTTGCTGTATCTTGGAAAGAACCTGTTTTTACAGCAGAAGTTAATGCACTCGGAGTTACACGATTGCTCGAAGCAATAAAAATGAAAAAACCTGATGCCAAATTTTATCAGGCATCTACAAGTGAACTCTTTGGGCTTGTTCAAGAAACGCCACAAAAAGAAACAACGTCATTTCATCCAAGATCACCATATAGCGTGGCTAAATTATATGGATACTGGATAACAGTTAACTATAGAGAAAGCTATAACATGTTCGCTTGCAACGGAATACTTTTTAATCATGAGTCTCCAAAACGTGGAATAGAGTTTGTAACGCGTAAGATCACGAAAGCAGTAGCAGAGATTTATCGTGGTGAAAGAGAATTTGTATCTCTCGGCAATTTAGACGCAAAGAGAGATTGGGGATATGCTGGAGACTATGTAAAAGCCATGTATCTCATGCTTCAGCAGGAAAAACCAGATGATTTTGTTATTGCCTCTGGAGAAACTCACAGCGTGAGGGAATTTGTAGAAAAGGCGTTTAAAGTCGTAGACATTGAGATTGAATGGAAAGGACAAGGAATAAACGAAATAGGCATTGACAAAAAAAGTGGCAAGACTATTGTGAAAATAAATCCACAATTCTTCAGGCCTGCAGATGTTGAGTTACTTCTCGGTGATCCAAGCAAAGCAAAACGAGAGCTTGGATGGGAACCAGAAGTAAGCTTCGATCAGCTTGTTGAGATGATGGTAAAGAATGATTTGAAGAATGAAGGAGCGGAATCAGGATGAAATATTTCTTTCTAAGAATAGAATCACTTTTTACCCTTCATTTTGAAAGACCCTATTCTAAGAATAGAAACATCTAAAAAAGCATCCTTAAACAGGAGTAGAACTATATGAGAAAAATTGATAAGAAAATGAAAATTGCTCTTTTTCATAATCTGCCTTCCGGCGGAGCTAAGAGAGCATTATATAATTCAATCAAATATTTGGCGCAAACTGGTCACTTAGTTGACGTTTTTGTTCCCTCTACTGCTAATGAAAACTATCTACCGTTAAGGGATTTTGCTAACAAACTTCATGTTTTTTCTGTAAAAAGGACCATGAAAGGTTTGATCCACTCTACTTTTCAATATATTCCTCCTATCAAAAGAATCTCTTTATTTGATCTTGAGAAAACTGAAGAAGAAATTGCTAATTTTATTAATAGACTTGATTACGATGTTGTACTTTGTGAGCAAGATCAATATACCATGTCACCATTTTTTCTAAAGTTCATTAAAAAGCCAGTTGTTTATTATTGCCAACAACCTTTGCGTTCTCGTGAAACAATATTGCAAAATATTTCTCAAATAGGGAATCAAAAAAATCATTCCAAATTGTTAAAAAGAATGTGGCATAAATATCTTAACAAAAAATCAATAGAAATAGATAAGAAAAACGCATCATTCTCAAAATATATTTTGGCAAATTCCTATTTTTCTAGAGAATCTATCTTGAGAAGCTATGGACTTAATTCTTATGTTTCTTATTTAGGGGTAGACACAGAATTGTTTAAACCACTTAAGGTTTCTAAAGAAAATTTTGTTTTATCTGTAGGAAGTTGCACCCCAAATAAGGGATTCGAATTTATTATTAGATCCTTATCTCATATTAGTTCTAAAATACGTCCAAAATTTATCATCGTTTCCAACAGTTCTTATAAGGGATGGGAAGAATATCTTGAGCAATTGGCAATTGAAAATAGTGTTGCACTAGAAATAAAAAAGTTGGTCCATGATAATGTTCTTGTGTCACTTTACAATAAAGCAAGATTGCTTGTTTATGCTCCCTATCTCGAGCCCTTTGGTCTTGTACCGTTAGAGGCAATGGCATGTGGAACACCTGTTGTTGCTGTAAAAGAAGGGGGAATAAGAGAAAGTGTTATTCAGGGGGAAACAGGCGTACTTACAGAGAGAGATGAAATCATGTTTGCAGAAGCAGTTACAGAGCTTCTTTTGGATAAAGAAGAAAGCTCAAGGATGGCTTTACAAGCTGTAAAGGCAATTAATGATTTTTGGACATTAGAACATGCTGGAGAGAGGTTAGAAAAGCACTTGGTTCGTGCTACAGAGAATAAATATTCATTGCTCGTATAAGCATTACAATGAACGTTACAAGCAATTATCTATAACAAAAGTGAAAATGATCAGATCTTATCTACCATATTCTTGAATTTTATCGTATCCAATTGCATTTTGTACTTGATGCAAAACTCGTACGAAAAGCGAGATCCTGAGTAAGTCATCGGGACTTTTCAAAATGGGGGTACTTACGTCTAAGAAATCAGAAATTTTAATAGCAATAGTTTATTTAGCTGCCAATGATCAGATTTTCGATTATTTGCTCAACCAAACTTGAGAACAAAACGCTATGACAACCCCACGGCTCCATATGAAAGAGTCTGGAATTTTAAATTGAAATAGACATGACGAACGTACAAACAAATCAAGGCAAAGTTTATTACGTAGTTGTGATAGATTGGCATACGAAAGAAGTACTTGGCTCATATGTTGTATAAGCATGAGAGCAAAGACTCAAGAATGGCTCAAAGCGTTGGACAATGCGTTAAACGAAGGATGGCCTTATAGAGCGAAATCACAAGGGATAAAATTGGTAAGTGACAATGGGAGTCAACCAACGAGCAGGACATTTGGCGAATTTTGCAAGAATTTGGAAATAGATCAGGTTTTCACGACATATACTCAACCCAATTCAAAAAAGCAATATTGTGGTAAGATAAAGACATGGAGAAAAAATTATCGGATGAAGAAATAAGAGAGCTCATGGCTCTTCACAGGAAAACAAAAGATAAGAAAACAGCTGTTAGGATTAACAGCGTCATTCTGTGGGCTAAGGGATGGAAATACAAAGACATATGTGAAGCCCTATTGATTTCAGAAAGCTTTGCAAGGAACACGGTTGAAAGGTACAAATTGTTCGGTATATCCGGTCTAAAGTACGAACACTACGAAGGGCACAACTTCAAAATGACTGCTAAACAAGAAGAAGGTGTGGTGAAGTTTGTAGAAGAGAATTTTGTACCAGCCTCAAAGATGGTCATTCAAGGGGTAAAAGAAGAATTTGGCATTGAATACACAACTCAAGGCATGCAGGCATTTCTGAAGAGGAAAGGCTTTGTGTACAAAAAGCCAAGGGCTATTCCAGGCAAGCATCCCAGCGAAGAAGTGCAAAGAGCTTTCATTGAGAAGATAGAGAATGAAATGGAAAAATGCAAAGATAAAGAAGATGAAGCGTTGTATTTTTCGGATGGTTCAGGATTCTTACACAACACGAAAATTGGATACGGTTGGATAAGAAAAGGAAAAGAGAAGATATTCAAGACGAACACATCGCGTCAAAAAGTAAACGTCAATGGAGCGTATAACCCAGAAACAGAAGAAGCCATCTGTGTTGAACAGGAAAGTCCCATAAATCAGCAATCTAACATAAAGCTAATTGAGAAGATAATAGAGCATCATCGTGAGTACAAAAAGATACATATCGTTTTGGACAATGCGAAGTACAATCATGGAAAGATATTCAAAGCGCACATTGAGAAACTAAAGCGTGAAAAGAATGTTGAAATAGAACTCATATATCTTCCCACGTATTCTCCAAATTTGAACCTCATAGAAAGACTATGGAAGTACGCGAAAAAGAAGGTAGTAGGAATTTATTACGATAGATTTCACAAATTCAAAGAAGCTGTGAGGAACTTCTTTGAAAAGGAAGTTAAAAAAGAAAGTTGCAAGGCAGAGTTAGAAAAATTTATAGGCTCCTCTTTTCAAATCATAAAGGGGTAATTTCTGTATGTCTAAATTTGGTTAAGTATATAACAATCCAAAAGGCAATGCAAACACGGAAAGATATTTCAGGACTGCGAAAGAGGGAATACTATGGCCAAGAGAATATGAGAGATTTGATAGAGTTAAAAACGGCTATAGAAGAGTTTGAAAGGTTTTACAATTTTGAGTATCCACACAGTGTTATTGGATACAAAAGTCCTAAGGAATACTTTAAACAAGTGTATGAAACTCTATATCAAGTTTTCTACTTGGATGGGAGCATTACACTTATTACATACAGAGAAAGGAAATGGGTGATGATAGTGAATGTTTTTTATAATTTAAAAGCAAGTATAAAGAGAGTAATAGCAAGAAAAAATTTTATGACTGAATTGAGTTTGGTACAAAATTTAAATTTTACAACAAAAGATCTGGAATTCTCAAAAAAGTTGCTTCTTATGGATGATCAAGTAGAACTTAAAAAGATTATATGGTTGGTGCCGAGAATCCGAAATGTATATGGGGGACTTTTTACAATTTTAAGAATAGGTTCTTATCTGAAAAAAGAAAATTATGAAGTAAAGTTTATTACTGTGGATAATTCTAATATTTCAATCAGCAAAAAAACATTAAATAATATAAATGAATACTTTCCTAACCTAAGAGATGCAGATTTTTTGAAAGTAAAAACTGTGGAGGAAATACCAAATTCTGATATAGCGATAGCCACTTTTTGGACTACTGCATACAAATTACTGAAGATAAGGAATACTAGAAAAAAAATATACTTTATTCAAGATTTCGAGCCATCCTTTTATAAAGCCGGCACATTATATGCTTTATCAGAACAAACCTATTTCTTCCCTTTTCATCGTATTATAAACACTAAGGGTCTATATGATTATCTTTCATCACATTATAAAGTGGACAATACAAAAACTATGTATTTTACGCCTGGAATCGATCAAAGATATGAATATGCAGAAAAGGAATTAAATAAAAAAATAAAAATTTTTTTTTACGGACGTGTATCAGCTGAAAGAAATGCTTTTAGTCTTGGAATTAGCGCCTTAAAAGCATTGAAAGAGAAGTATAAGAATGATGTAGAAATAGTAGTGGCAGGAGAAGACTTGAATTTTCTTGCCAACAAGAGCAATGTTTTTGGACAGTTTTCAATGAAAGGCAATGTGCCTTATGAACAACTTCCAAGCTTTTATAGTCAATTCCATATCGGAATAGTTTTCATGTTTACTAAGCACCCTTCTTATATACCACTCGAATTAATGAAAAGCGGGTGTTTGGTTGTAACTAATTTCAATCAAGCAAACTATTGGCTATTCAAAGACAAAGTTAATTGTTTGTTAGTTCCTCCTAATGTAAATCAAATTGTTGAAAAGATTAGTGAAATTATCAGTAATGAAAGTTTATACAAGAGAATAATATCAAATGCTATGAAGACAGTAAAGAATTTTGACTGGGATTTAGTCCTATCAGACGTAAGAAGATTCATCAATAAAGTCTAATTTTGGTTTTAAGTGAGCTTATAACTCCTTGTGCTCCTCTCTATTGAACAAGATCAAAAGGAGTAAATACGGAGTCCCATCCAAAGTTTGTTTTTGCAGAAGAGAAAAGATGTTTGCGAAAAAGATACTCTAGAAAATCAAGAGTGAAATAAGAAAAAAGATATTTAGTTTTAGTGAAAAAAGAACATTAGACTTTATTCGAAATTGAGCAAAGAGATTCAAGATGGTAAAATAGGTTAATCTCAACAAATGGAGTGAATAGGATGCTCAGGTACAAAGATATTGTCAACAAGCCAAATATTCTCCGTGCTTTCACGGGCTTATCATCAAAAGGATTTGAATCGTTGCTGCCAGCGTTTCAAAAAGCATATGAAGAAAGTCTAGATGAGCGTGACAGGCGACGCAAAGAAGCGAGAAAACGCAAAAGAGGTGCTGGAAACAAAGCGCGTTTACTCAACATAGAAGACAAACTGTTGTTCATCCTGTTTTATTTCAAGATATATCCCATTCAAGAAGTACAAGCATATATTTTTGG
This window encodes:
- a CDS encoding transposase family protein, giving the protein PKKKPRGKKLTSEDKRKNKLISSIRVRIEHAIGGAKVFHIVRDVYRNHKKGFEDMVMEIACGLHNLRLDYSFSS
- a CDS encoding type II toxin-antitoxin system Phd/YefM family antitoxin; the encoded protein is MKILSLREFRNNISKHLDEEAIILKRGIPAGIYKPIEDPTNALLAILEDMKEDFKKMGINEEQAKKLLKGVREKVYGKENLSS
- a CDS encoding amidohydrolase, with the translated sequence MRTLYKVPKGAFDVVNGEIKEFVVENGVFSFDFYKKVDRVETLEGYVYPGFIDAHAHLVGTGKKALVPSLDDVESMEELLQIASQNDYQVLRGWDDEKLGRYPTKEELNTIKHPLLVVRRCGHVGVANDAFMKMTGVKAKDGILKENDLAKALNSLSESEEELIQEVKAGEKEFFKYGVTSVHSDDMYSLPFEMIQKALRHAKIDVYEHYHVHSLKELNEFIQNGKPLPSIKILLDGSLGAHTAYLRKPYADIPTRGVLNIPEEEFVEIVKTADKNGIQACVHVIGDGALDIAWEAFKNSNPSLRHRLIHVQIIHDDQIEKIKEEKLFLDVQPQFFVSDEKMALERLGERVKYSYRFKEMMQMGIPTAFSSDSPVEIPNPIEGIKAAKKLGINTKDALDAYTTQGAYQEFGENKKGIFKEGAKSDFVLLSEPIENEKAEVIATYKNGERVYEK
- a CDS encoding SIS domain-containing protein, yielding MKWIESLSKQIESLANAKKFLISDNSKSIEFIISLTENIEGFHYFTGIGKNGFVAAKVASTFNSLGIRSMFVDPVNTLHGDMDIFSSKDILYILSKSGETEELIRFVKALIRNDFNNIITVTSTKQSSLQSLSRYTLYIPVETEGDHLEMAPVASSVVYMAVLQSLGVELSSKRGFTRKDFVRCHPGGTLGKWRESSEED
- a CDS encoding NTP transferase domain-containing protein → MKKIKHVIVQAGGKGTRMGFLTQNKPKCLISINGKPLLYHLSKAFPEAHFYIVTDYKKDVLYRYLKINPPEFPYVLVETNGRGTCAGLEKARMKIPIHEPFAIVWSDLLFTSEIMLPDIEQNYVGLTNEFKCRWSFRDESLIESPSDKAGVMGLFFIGKPDILPRIPENGEFVRFLSENSALVELVPQWIEGVKEIGTLEAFEKLKSVEVNNRFFNSVSFEKNRVIKMSRNHEFKKLIEDEINWYKFVSKHNYKYIPKIFEIGNNRIEMEKIDGLHPYDVDKNTEKDKILEKIFASLDELHSIEKYKYDREIVKDVYVKKTYRRLSKISLLIPNKENEFYVVNGKKVRNLLNERYFDDISKAFKEIKCSEVFTVIHGDPTFSNMKINENGDAIFFDPRGYFGSLKIFGDPMYDFAKLYYSVIGNYDQFNKKNFRISVRGNEVDVKINSNGWEELEYLFKEKFGDRMKDLKILHALIWLSLTGYVLDDVDSILGSYFHGLELFEESIK
- the gmd gene encoding GDP-mannose 4,6-dehydratase, translating into MKRAFITGITGQDGGYLAELLLEKGYEIYALYRRNSNQRFDRIKHLLDKIHLIAGDMTDQSSLIDAIEVSKPDEVYNLAAQSFVAVSWKEPVFTAEVNALGVTRLLEAIKMKKPDAKFYQASTSELFGLVQETPQKETTSFHPRSPYSVAKLYGYWITVNYRESYNMFACNGILFNHESPKRGIEFVTRKITKAVAEIYRGEREFVSLGNLDAKRDWGYAGDYVKAMYLMLQQEKPDDFVIASGETHSVREFVEKAFKVVDIEIEWKGQGINEIGIDKKSGKTIVKINPQFFRPADVELLLGDPSKAKRELGWEPEVSFDQLVEMMVKNDLKNEGAESG
- a CDS encoding glycosyltransferase family 4 protein is translated as MRKIDKKMKIALFHNLPSGGAKRALYNSIKYLAQTGHLVDVFVPSTANENYLPLRDFANKLHVFSVKRTMKGLIHSTFQYIPPIKRISLFDLEKTEEEIANFINRLDYDVVLCEQDQYTMSPFFLKFIKKPVVYYCQQPLRSRETILQNISQIGNQKNHSKLLKRMWHKYLNKKSIEIDKKNASFSKYILANSYFSRESILRSYGLNSYVSYLGVDTELFKPLKVSKENFVLSVGSCTPNKGFEFIIRSLSHISSKIRPKFIIVSNSSYKGWEEYLEQLAIENSVALEIKKLVHDNVLVSLYNKARLLVYAPYLEPFGLVPLEAMACGTPVVAVKEGGIRESVIQGETGVLTERDEIMFAEAVTELLLDKEESSRMALQAVKAINDFWTLEHAGERLEKHLVRATENKYSLLV
- a CDS encoding IS630 family transposase; its protein translation is MEKKLSDEEIRELMALHRKTKDKKTAVRINSVILWAKGWKYKDICEALLISESFARNTVERYKLFGISGLKYEHYEGHNFKMTAKQEEGVVKFVEENFVPASKMVIQGVKEEFGIEYTTQGMQAFLKRKGFVYKKPRAIPGKHPSEEVQRAFIEKIENEMEKCKDKEDEALYFSDGSGFLHNTKIGYGWIRKGKEKIFKTNTSRQKVNVNGAYNPETEEAICVEQESPINQQSNIKLIEKIIEHHREYKKIHIVLDNAKYNHGKIFKAHIEKLKREKNVEIELIYLPTYSPNLNLIERLWKYAKKKVVGIYYDRFHKFKEAVRNFFEKEVKKESCKAELEKFIGSSFQIIKG
- a CDS encoding glycosyltransferase family 4 protein, with translation MDDQVELKKIIWLVPRIRNVYGGLFTILRIGSYLKKENYEVKFITVDNSNISISKKTLNNINEYFPNLRDADFLKVKTVEEIPNSDIAIATFWTTAYKLLKIRNTRKKIYFIQDFEPSFYKAGTLYALSEQTYFFPFHRIINTKGLYDYLSSHYKVDNTKTMYFTPGIDQRYEYAEKELNKKIKIFFYGRVSAERNAFSLGISALKALKEKYKNDVEIVVAGEDLNFLANKSNVFGQFSMKGNVPYEQLPSFYSQFHIGIVFMFTKHPSYIPLELMKSGCLVVTNFNQANYWLFKDKVNCLLVPPNVNQIVEKISEIISNESLYKRIISNAMKTVKNFDWDLVLSDVRRFINKV